The Syntrophorhabdales bacterium region TAATGGTGGTGATGTTCCGGTTCTTCGCCCGCCGCTATCTGGCAATACAGGGCGTCTTTTTCACACTCGGCGCACTCCATCTGCAGAACAGTGTGCTTGATGCCGAGGTCAGCCAGCTTTTCTTCGATGTTTTTTCTGACGGTGTCGGTTTCACTTATTTTGCGGTCGTTAATCAGCACGTGGGCTGAGAAGGCAGGAATGCCGTGACCTATAGACCAGACGTGCACATCGTGAACGCCCATGACGTCAGCCATTCCACAGAGGATGGCTGAAATCTCTCCGGCGTGCAAATCGAGCGGGCTCAGTTCCAGGAAAACCCAGAGTGCCTCCTTGATGACGCGCCCTCCGCCGAAGATGATTACCACACCGACGACACCGCTGGTTATCGGGTCGGCCAGCTGCCACCCCGTGAACATGATGACAAGTGACGCGATGATGACGCCGCCAGAAGAGATCGTATCTCCGAGAACGTGAAGAAAAGCGCTCTTCACATTGAGATCGGTATGCTTGTGACCCAGGATCCACGCCATGACCAGGTTACCGACCAGGCCCAGTACCGCTATAAAGAGCATCAGGTTGGAATCGACCTCCGGAGGCGTGAGGAGCCGGTGGTAGGTCTCGAGAAAAATAAAGATCGAGATAACGACAAGGCTGCAGCCGTTCAACAATGCTGCCAGGATGCCGATTCTCTGGTAGCCGTAAGTCGCACGATAATCAGACGGACGGCGGGACAATCTCATGGCGATGAGGCTGAGGGCGAGCGCAAAGACAT contains the following coding sequences:
- a CDS encoding cation diffusion facilitator family transporter, with the protein product MKATYEKRLVWTIVVTLIILVGEVVGGILSNSLALLSDAGHVVTDVFALALSLIAMRLSRRPSDYRATYGYQRIGILAALLNGCSLVVISIFIFLETYHRLLTPPEVDSNLMLFIAVLGLVGNLVMAWILGHKHTDLNVKSAFLHVLGDTISSGGVIIASLVIMFTGWQLADPITSGVVGVVIIFGGGRVIKEALWVFLELSPLDLHAGEISAILCGMADVMGVHDVHVWSIGHGIPAFSAHVLINDRKISETDTVRKNIEEKLADLGIKHTVLQMECAECEKDALYCQIAAGEEPEHHHH